tacaaaatggacatcagttccagacagtggatgccctccgtgaagccatcctcaccacctggagcagcaTTCCCACGAGCCTGCACaaaccaatttttcagctgattaacattttttgaacattttattattatttataggggtgggggttgtttttttagctTTGGTCTTAAACTGtagatcagctgatgaacagcctatttcacctCAGtgcttgtttgtaataaattgcttactcgcAAAATGttttgcctcactcccatttccttttttttttttttttttgcattttgaagctctacttagaacctcctgaagatccaacagtccaaaatgtaaattcttgcaacttttcaactggccttaaaattttgaccaggagtATATCTGTGCAGGATTGGTTTTAGCCATTTACTCGATACAAatagaaaatatcaaaatggcctccACAGcctgagatttttttgtgttcGACCCTtgttggaaaaggtttggacactcctgcttcAAACTATAGCAATACAATATCCTGTGTAACTCTTAGAGACAACGATTCAATCACTCATTAGGGCACAGAGGGCCCCCCCCTATTGAGTTTAGTGGTCAGGGAAGAAGTGCCGTGCTGATCATGCAATAAGAATGATTGTTTACACAGTAGAAGTGCTTGTGTGAGTGACGCTAAAATGCTGTCTTGTTCTTTTAGGTTTTGCAGGTTGCTCTAATGATCTCATGGAGAGAACAGATTTCGAAGGGTGGCTGGAGTCAATCTCAGCCACTTTTCTTACCCTGAACGACCAGCAGCGGAACCAGTCTTTGGACCACCTTATATCCCTCAGTGGCGCTGCCCAGCTCCGTCACTTGTCCAATGGATTGGAGGCCCTGCTCAAACGAGACTTCCTGCGACTTCTGCCTCTGGAGCTGGCGTTCTACTTGCTGCGCTGGTTAGATCCGCAGACTTTACTCACCTGCTGCCTCGTGTGCAAGCAATGGAATAAAGTAAATGGGATCATTACTGCTTTTCCTTGCATTCTGCTGTGGGAAATGATTCTCTATGTGTTGAAATCACAGAGCCAACATCTGAAATACCGCCATGGTCATTTGTACTAAATTGGAATTCGACTAAAtaactacactcaacaaaaagataaaagcaacacttttttttttgctcccatttttatgagatgaactcaaagatctaaagcTTTTTCCATATACAtgatatcaccatttctctcaaatattgttcgcaaatctgtctaaatctgtgatagtgagcacttctcctttgctgagataatccatcccacctcacaggtgggccatatcaagatgctgattggacaccaccattagtgcacaggtgtgccttagactgcccacaataaaaggcctctctgaaatgtgcagttttatctcacagcacaatgccacagatgttgcaagatttgagggagcgtgcaattggcatgctgacagcaggaatgtcaaccagagctgttgctcgtgtattgaatgttcatttctctaccataagccgtctccaaaggcgtttctgagaatttggcagtacatccaaccagcctcacaaccgcagaccacatgtaaccacaccagcccaggacctccacatccagcatgttcacctccaagatcgtctgagatCAGCCACTtggacagctgctgaaacaatcggtttgcgcaaccaaagaatttctgtacaaactgtcagaaaccgtctcacggaagctcatctgcatgctcgtcatcctcatcggggtctcgacctgactccagTTCGTCATCGTAAacgacttgagtgggcaaatgctcacattcgatggaggctggcacgttggagaggtgttctcttcacggatgaatcccggtttacactgttcagggcagatggcagacagcgtgtgtggTCCCCCCCACTACACAGTAAAACCAAACTGCACATTTccgagtggccttttattgtgggcaggggaagtgctcactatcacagatttagacagatttgcgaacaatacataatgatatcgtgtatgtggaaaaagttttagatctttgagttaatctcgtaaaaatgggagcaaaaccaaaagtgttgtgtgtgtgtatttaagtAACACGCAAAAGATGCACTGCAAGGCATGCTTCCCAGGATGCTTTGCGgtacttgttttgtaaataGTTGCTAAAGTTACATGTGTAGACTTATTGTAGTTGTGTACTATTCtgcatagtagtagtagttgccctgtgtgtATATACGGTATGCATTGTAACTCCGCTTCTTGAcgcagagaataagaagacataGCTTGTGGGATCAGTGTTCCAATTTAATCGTTATttttagcgagtattcagacccttcaagatactgtatttcaagaagCGACAAGCGACAAATCTCACagctttttttaatcttatttgGCACCTGACATGAAAGTGGGTATCGCTCTTCTTAGCAAGCAGCAGGTCCTGCTGTGGGCACCTCCCATTTataagcactcacaggcggctcattttaaaaaccaaacaaaaagaaTCGACAGAAGAAAGTACCTTTGTCCTTCTAAACATACTTGTTTGTAATGTTGTTCCTCTCTCCTGCAGCGTCCATTACAGTTACATGGAAGTATGCAATTCCATTATGTGTAATAGCAATGCAAAGGCATAATCCATGTTGCCTGTGTGAACAAAGGAGCAACTAAATGttacattcaaaataaatatttggaaatacaAAATAGAGACATGAAAGAAACACAGTCACAGACTGCATTTGAATTATTGTCACCATCATTGTTTTTGAACACCTTCTTGTTTTCAAAGTAAGTATCCATCTCTCTTCAGGTCATAAACTCATGCATGGAGGTGTGGCAGAAAGCTTGTCATGAGCTCGGCTGGAGGATTGATGAGTCGATTCAGGATGCGTCCCACTGGAAGGGTGTCTATATCAAGGCCAAGATGCGAATGATGCAGTTGAAGGATCAGAAGGCCTTTGAGACATCCTCACTAATCGGCCACAGTGCTCGCGTGTACGCTCTCTACTATAAGGACGGTCTACTCTGTACAGGTATGCTGTTGCTTTTGTAAAAGCTGGCCTTTTACTGGATGTTTTTGTATAAACTGAGTAAACTAGTCATAAAACATCACTAAGTAGAAAACCAAAAAGAAACCATCAGAAGACCATCAGCGAGATTTTACACCTGCAGAAGACCGGAATGGGTTATGAGACCATCAGCAAGATTGTAGACCCCACAAATTCGTAATGGGCTACAAGACCATCAGAAAGATTGTCGACCCCCACAAGATCGGAATGGGCTAAAATCATGCCAACTTATTACACACGCAGTCTTTGTAAAAGTGACATAATAACTCTTGTTTTTACAATCCCCGCTTCATACTTCTTGACATTTAGACATACTAGCTTTACTTGAGGAACATTTTTAACAACTTGTTTATGTCCTTTCAGGATCTGATGATCTCTCTGCCAAATTATGGGATGTCCGCACTGGGCAGTGCATTTATGGAATTCAGACCCACACCTGTGCCACAGTGAAGTTTGACGAGCAGAAGCTGGTGACTGGGTCCTTTGACAACACTGTTGCATGCTGGGAGTGGAGCACAGGGGCTAAAATTCAGCAGTTCCGTGGCCACACAGGAGCAGGTTGGTTGAAACGTGGAGCAGCTATCTGTTTAGGAATGTGCCATGACTGAATTTGACTAAATTGAGTAACTAATGAGAGCACTACACTGCTTTGTTATCACTGTCTATTtgataggagcagatcctttcatatgttcaaagataccatctttattcTTCATGTTCTTTCATCCTTAATACGTTTGAGCGGCTTGGAACGGACAGGCAGCCAAAGTTGATTTCTCTATTGTACCATgtctaccgtaatttccggggcataagccactactttttcttaaacttttaacCCTGCGGGCGGCAAATACAGCAGTGGGGtgatttatggctaaattctaatctcgtgacatctcctttacttgaGAACTACTtgtactactaattgtttaagtAGAGtgctgctcgcgagtcagtgaggaaacagtagctctttctttggcaggagccaatcacgagccatCGGTGCATTCACAACAAGATGGTCAACCAATTATAGGTTAGCAGAGGTTAGCaagaggtcattatatataacagtattaCAGTGTGACTGTAATACTGTgtgacagtctgactcacggtgttatcttactaagaacactaaactcatcacactgcaacttaacactcaaaagttatatctgacaaatatacaaacatgtgccTATATGAGtttcgattaaaaaaaaattgccataaTAGGTTGCATTTGAGGAACACATTCAtcggggtgctgcaatgacatcagcctccctctgggctttgtgcttctctggctccctctgatgGACAGAGGAAGCATTGCAGTgtcatccttccatttttttatgctgcttgtcctccaatgaaatgctttgctcaaacagTGCATTATGgggaaactttaaaatgtttttttttcatttaaaacttgtattggtacatgtttccattttgaaaaaattatttgcccacccttgtttcttcagtttcttgttcaatgcctgatacaactaaaggtaccttttgtttggactAATATAACAAGGACaccaaaaatagctcataagagttaatttTTGGCTGTACAAtactatagctattcatgtaagaacttaagtgattttggttattgtcaagaaaaaaacaatgaagttGCTAGATagcagctcttaaattcaactcttatgagctatatttgttatcatcattatatttgtccaaacaaatgtcaaCTGAAGAAACaggggtggtctaatcatttcttgggtataccttttgagtgttaagttgctgtgtgatgagtttagtgtttgtaagatgacacagtgagtgagactgttacagtatattgagtaatgacctcctgcatttTCCAATAGGTTggaagctcgttgtgagttttctcaaagctcatgattggctcctgtcaaataaagagctgcttgGACGTGGACACGTGTGACTTATACACCGGTCATATACAagtacaaatcagttttttcctctaaatttagctTGTACACCGGAATTGACGGTAATTGTGTGACTGCTGAGGACCATTGAGAACCATCTATTTATTCCTCTACTTCTATTATTATTCCCCCTCATTTTTTGTCTGCCAACTCCTTCTCAACCGAATCAAAACAATacaatgtcaaaatgttattttcagtCAGAATACGattcatgttttaatttttttaaaagtgaggttgtccttcctcagtgtagcgacGTGCGACTGTCTTTTGCTCACGTGTTACTGCCTCATTTGGGTAACTAACGGTTGTGTATCTGCTCAGTTTTCAGCGTGGACTACAATGATGAACTGGACATGCTGGTCAGCGGCTCTGCAGACTTTACCGTGAAGGTCTGGGCTTTGGCAGCCGGTGCCTGTCTCAACACCTTGACTGGACACACTGAATGGGTTACCAAGGTCTGATAACTATTTCCGGGTGTAATTTTTTTGAGATATtgtcacatatactgtacagtagctCATAATATCTATCATTTGTGGGTCACTATTTTATCCtcctatttttatatgtattttgtttatttctatacctcctagatcaggggtgtccaaactttttccagcaagggccacaaaCTGAGAAATGAAAGTATGCAAGGGCCAATTAGATTTTTTTCGTAAAGTAATATActgagaagttatatatatttcaagaaaacactgCATCTCCGCTTTGTGATGCAGGTGAAAAAAcgtatacagtggtgccttgggtAACGTAATTAATCTGTACCAGACACCCAAaattgttaacacaaaacacattttttcgacaataattatagttgtacGTGCAGAAAATAATacgaaaataatgcaaaaataattacacctGACAAATGAACAGATAACTGAACATTTACCATAACATAAATTTTACCTTGTTTTGCAATGAGGGAGggagaggagattatgcttggagggcaaaccccctttttttttttttttaacatgcagaGTTTTCCATTAAAATAACAGTTCCACAAACATGACAATAGATTGTTAATTTGCCACACTTCATAGATAAATAACCGACAATGCTAAATGCAGAATGGATTCCagcttaaaatatattttaatatatattttttcacaaatccatcaatgaacaaaataacacaaacacattattctgctgcaaccacaatttgcaaaaattgtaaaaaaaaaaaaaaaaaaatattaaactaAATATCAGTGTTCTAGAACACTGGGGGGGGGAACAAAAAAACGCTGACGGCAGTGACGTCGCGGAAGTGCACCGGTGAGGATGCTGTATAAGGTGTCTGGTGACTGGTATGTTTGGCTCGGgaagtttgaatgcttatgttttgttgttggaaccagaaattagtgttatggatgtaaaatgaaaaaaaaatggggcaGAAACACAGAACCCTCAATGCGCCGCCAGGTTGATAGACTGTTATACGGGTACCGGAGTATATGCGTATGCACAGATGTGTGTGCACCGCATCCGATGATGGAGCCACTCTGGCACATTTACATACTTCTGAAATGATGATGGCCTTCTCTGTAAGCCATAAAATTGAGAGGTTTTccacccttgtctcggtacggtccctcacctttctcttttgtgcggtccatgtgtttgtcaTGTCATGTATCACTCTCTGGCGCAGCAACTCAgatataaacaaacgctgttgtCCTAAAATGTCCTAAAATATCCTAAAATTGTGCAGGCCTGTCGCGAGATTTCATCTTGGgcacgtgatccaagatggcagcGTAAACAAACCGAATGCAATATAAACAAGCGGGcaaacgcaaaccaaggcaaaattttagcaaagaTTTTTGATGTTaagccaaaaaaatatatttgtgatagggtataaaaaaatgttgtgaagtatttcaactttttttcatatgactttattcccatattattttgactttattcccgtaatatataactttttgcctaacctaattttcaatttttttttattgtattttgttttatttcttataatattccgactttaaaaaaaacaaacatattttttctttaatactttaactctacactactaaaatgactaaatggttttcctcatcatattacgagttttttctcataaaattcctactttttcttgttagaatatgactttttcttttaatattttgcacctgttttttttattccctttctgctgtttttttcaattctccaactatttcaacttttttcttgtaaatttactcgtaatattatgactttattcccatattattttatttattttccccaGCCTCATTTcccccaaaatgacaactttatttttatgttttgtttctcataatattacaactgtaaaaaataacatttttctttaatatttcaactttatgctactataatgacattatcttaaaattacgaccttttcttgttagattacaacttttttcgtaACATATTGGCTGTGTTCATTTTTgcagctgttattttttttctttcttttttttcttgtcaaattatttCTTTGAAATGGCCCCCGatctgcattttggacacccctgtcctaggcCTAACtcagttttttcctttttgtttcaaACATAAGTTGAGTGTCTTTGAGTACTACAAAAGTATTAAgatattttattcttattgttattgttgactTAGGTGATACTACAGAAAAGTGAAGTGGAGTCGATGGTGCACAGTCCTGGTGATTATATCCTCCTAAGTGCTGACAAGTATGAAATTAAGGTAATGTTTATGTTTCCATCTTCATCACTCAGGTTTTTGTAATGTGAGTGGAAAAGGGACCCAAGGTTTCACaaattttcatttgaaaacaattcATTAGAAAATACAATTGAAATTCATTACTGGGGAAACACTGAATTAGAGGTCCAAAcagctgccaacatgtacacattgtTCCTACTCAACACACATTTTGAGCCTTCAGTGTAGGTACGCTTTTGTTACTCCCAGTTTGTATCTGAAATGCCAAACACTCCGATTACATAGTGCGCGTGAACGCATTGTCAACAGTGCAGGAACAGCGTGCGGACCACAGTGCACACAGCGAAAAGGAGACGGacacagagttgttcattgttgtgtgtccGTTACATGAACAGAacagtaagtttgatgattatgtcgTACATTTAAGAGTGCTTAATACTGACAATTTCATTATATTCtctgctaaatgagagctgtttttttttcacgtgGTACAGTGGAAGAGTACTCAtaaaggttggcaggtctgaaaATGTCAAAGTATAAACCCAAAATAATGATTATGTAAATTTAGTGATTTCtttagtggaagagcatttaattgttctgcctgtAACTATACGTGGCTGCTGTAGATGGATGAACAAAGATACATGATTTCCagtaaataaatcataattttCGGACCAATGAAGTGAAATTGGATAATTTGCCGTGGTTGTCCCTCTTGGCGCACTAATGTGCCGCAGCGCACTGGTTGGGatctcctaccgtcaggcagacgctacaggagtttgaagtccaggaccacaaggctggcaaacagcttttacccacaggccatcaggcttctcaacgaagcactcacacacgccgcacgcaacacacgcacacactcatagcactatttacgtatttatttattgatttatttatttgtattaatgtaatGTACATTAATGTACAAcaactgttgttgttgcttaatttgttggtatttatgtttttgatgttcttattcattttcttgtgtttttctttcttttttggggagaatgatcagaacaagaatttcattgcataacagaaccaccagttttactgtgcgtatgacaaaaaaaatcttgaatcttgaatctggaATCTGTTTTACAGAATCTTGatgattttggcaaaaaatgggAATCACgattttcttgcttagaatAGAGATCGCAGTTCTCTtggaccttttttttcccccacaaggGGCATGTACCGTTTACTGTTAttcttatgattattatgaGACACCTCATTGTTATTCATCTTGGAAGACTTTCTTAatagaaatgaataaaaaaggctattaaataaaaaaagaatccaTTCGATCACAAACATGGCACGCACACTCACTCCATAGTCCAGTCATGCTTGTAGTAAAGACAAAAGAATAGTTCAATTCATGAATGAGATTGCTCCTCCGAGGTGAAAAATGATAGCCAGCGAGCCTTGTAGAACCAGGACAATGgagccaactcgccctggccGTCATGCTAACAACAGTGTGAGTCCTTGActgattgattgactgattgTGTGTGTGGTCCTACAGACATGAATCCAATTTAAAACCTCTGAAGTGACCTAAAGAGAGCAATATGAAGGAGATGATGCCTGcttttaaatattttcaatACCTGAAAAACAtgagttttcttttcttttcaggtCTGGCCTTTAGGAAAAGAAATCAACTGTAAGTGCTTAAAGACCCTGTCCGTGTCAGAGAACCGCAGCATCAGCCTTCAGCCTCGTTTGCAGTTTGATGGACGCTACATCGTTTGTAGCTCAGACCTTGGGGTGTATCAGTGGGACTTTGCCAGTTTTGAGATTCTCAGGTAAATGCAATCTTTTTAAATCTGCTTTACACGGGCATTGAAGCCTGTTCTGTTGCTATTGTAAATTATTTGACATTCAAATCCTCCAAATAATCCCCAGTACATTTCCGGGATACCAATTGACCTTTTGGATCTAGAAATAGTCCGCTCTAGGGTCAGACAGATGCCATCATGAAACCTGTTTTAACACGATGGGGGGGAAATCCGCTGCTGATTTAGTAAtacaaataaaccaaaaaaaacaatatcttaCGGTAGATTTATTGTAACATGGATTGAATGTATACAGTAAAAACAAATGACGTTATCACGTAATCGTTGAATTTGCAAAAATAGTAGGGGTATCGAGCtcatttcacataaataaaataGCCATCAATCTTtcgcaaaaagtgagtaaaataaatgaaaagaaaaatgaatatgtttagaaataaaaaaaaaaaactttcttctttcacttcttttgttgtttttctttttttaacgtcGTAAACAAGGCGGAGCCGCCTGCGAGTGCTTAGAGATGGGGAGGCCCACAGCAGAACCCGCTGCTCATTGAGATGagcgatacatgctttcatgtcactGCATTAGTTTTTGGAAAAGAGTATCTAGAAGGGTCCAGttgcttgctaaatatagcaggAGTTTTCAAAGTGCGTCCCTCAGCTGTTTTTTGAGCGGGTGGGGGCACAGCACActcttaaaataatttattatttttacaagaaat
This Dunckerocampus dactyliophorus isolate RoL2022-P2 chromosome 17, RoL_Ddac_1.1, whole genome shotgun sequence DNA region includes the following protein-coding sequences:
- the fbxw2 gene encoding F-box/WD repeat-containing protein 2 → MERTDFEGWLESISATFLTLNDQQRNQSLDHLISLSGAAQLRHLSNGLEALLKRDFLRLLPLELAFYLLRWLDPQTLLTCCLVCKQWNKVINSCMEVWQKACHELGWRIDESIQDASHWKGVYIKAKMRMMQLKDQKAFETSSLIGHSARVYALYYKDGLLCTGSDDLSAKLWDVRTGQCIYGIQTHTCATVKFDEQKLVTGSFDNTVACWEWSTGAKIQQFRGHTGAVFSVDYNDELDMLVSGSADFTVKVWALAAGACLNTLTGHTEWVTKVILQKSEVESMVHSPGDYILLSADKYEIKVWPLGKEINCKCLKTLSVSENRSISLQPRLQFDGRYIVCSSDLGVYQWDFASFEILRVIKSQDPANLSLLSFGEVFALLFDNHFLYVMDLRTESISGRWPLPPYRKSKRGSSFLAGVTAWLNGLDGDNDSGLVFATSMPDHSIHLVLWKENMHQT